The following proteins come from a genomic window of Anopheles ziemanni chromosome 3, idAnoZiCoDA_A2_x.2, whole genome shotgun sequence:
- the LOC131288420 gene encoding pancreas transcription factor 1 subunit alpha: protein MFSMDSFDFEAVMSRHLFEGPSAHQHQGQQPLHHLQQHSCQQQHHQSQHQHQQQQQQQHQLPHLDSDHHYNSHHHHHHHHHHHQVPELQGDQQHHNLHQANNVDSTTSNSSDFFLADDENTTDSESYCGFNSDQENTDSMKEIYSNRSSKYRRPKCASQQAQQRQAANLRERRRMQSINEAFEGLRTHIPTLPYEKRLSKVDTLKLAISYISFLGEMLRKDKNGNETGTTGVKRHPVKEPPKKFIVRGGSGQAHSLSWHRKGDRNANGRYFARIWRPEDPRSNHRNIAAGPSTYATNGALC, encoded by the exons ATGTTCTCGATGGACTCGTTCGACTTCGAGGCGGTGATGAGCCGGCATCTGTTTGAAGGGCCGTCGGCACACCAGCACCAGGGTCAGCAGCCACTACATCATCTGCAGCAGCACTCgtgtcagcagcagcatcatcagtcgcagcatcagcaccagcagcaacagcagcaacagcatcagctgCCTCACCTGGACTCCGATCATCACTACAATtcgcaccatcaccatcaccaccatcatcatcaccatcaggtTCCGGAGCTTCAGGGAGATCAGCAGCACCACAACCTACATCAGGCCAACAATGTCGACTCCACCACCTCGAATAGCTCGGACTTCTTTCTGGCGGATGATGAAAACACGACCGACAGCGAATCGTACTGTGGCTTCAACAGTGATCAGGAGAACACCGATTCCATGAAAGA GATTTATAGCAACAGAAGTTCGAAGTATCGCCGACCAAAATGCGCCTCCCAGCAGGCCCAACAACGCCAGGCGGCCAACTTACGCGAACGGCGCCGTATGCAGAGCATCAACGAAGCATTCGAGGGCCTTCGGACGCACATTCCAACGCTGCCGTACGAGAAACGGCTCAGCAAGGTGGACACGCTGAAGCTGGCCATCAGCTACATCTCGTTCCTGGGCGAGATGCTGCGCAAGGATAAGAACGGCAACGAGACCGGCACGACCGGGGTCAAGCGCCATCCGGTGAAGGAACCGCCGAAGAAGTTCATCGTTCGTG GTGGTAGCGGGCAGGCGCATTCGCTTTCCTGGCACCGGAAGGGAGATCGGAATGCAAATGGACGCTACTTTGCGCGCATTTGGCGGCCGGAGGATCCTCGCAGCAACCATCGCAATATCGCCGCCGGTCCCTCGACGTACGCCACCAACGGAGCGCTCTGTTAA
- the LOC131284157 gene encoding uncharacterized protein LOC131284157 — protein sequence MTARPSVNDIEILRYEDRYREPSMEVLRKSFFVNENVCIGAEVNRSPQAQKDLEQLCLDVAIGGVSLIARHKPTGTIVGVSFNVLQTPSGPDDSNYFEQFRDTKCTVDSSRALMQYMITMDAKVNLFERFNVTCLLEIMFLATLPAFTGCGIATQLVEQSVRLAKQLKSGDAVPLVEAGAVVTSNRPQLVSALWTSRISQRVGEKAGFTVINTVPYTEFVFEGKPFTERIGPEHPFSTLVVKHI from the exons ATGACGGCTCGACCATCGGTAAACGACATCGAAATCTTACGCTATGAAGATCGCTACCGGGAACCATCGATGGAGGTGCTTAGGAAGTCGTTTTTTGTCAACGAAAACGTGTGCATCGGAGCGGAAGTGAACCGCTCGCCACAAGCACAAAAAGATCTAGAACAGCTCTGTCTGGATGTGGCCATCGGTGGAGTGTCATTGATCGCCCGGCACAAACCCACCGGCACGATCGTGGGTGTTTCCTTCAATGTGCTGCAG ACCCCGAGCGGACCGGATGATTCCAACTACTTCGAGCAATTCCGTGACACCAAGTGCACGGTCGACAGCTCACGGGCACTGATGCAGTACATGATCACCATGGACGCTAAGGTGAACCTGTTTGAGCGCTTCAACGTTACTTGCCTGCTGGAGATTATGTTCCTGGCCACGTTACCCGCTTTCACAGGGTGCGGTATTGCCACGCAACTTGTCGAGCAGTCGGTCCGGTTGGCGAAGCAGCTGAAGAGCGGAGATGCCGTCCCGTTGGTTGAGGCGGGCGCAGTGGTTACTTCCAATCGTCCTCAGCTCGTGTCGGCCTTGTGGACGTCTAGAATCTCGCAAAGAGTAGGAGAGAAGGCGGGTTTTACGGTGATCAATACGGTTCCGTATACGGAGTTTGTGTTCGAAGGAAAACCGTTTACCGAACGAATTGGCCCGGAGCATCCATTTTCAACGCTCGTTgtgaaacatatttaa
- the LOC131287578 gene encoding ELMO domain-containing protein 2 — MYPAVAEPKMIFRVVSFFYFLTRPLLKWFLHRFTNLCELQRICYGCPPGASRTKKVQLSLELSKRIPIKKLLHILNELVSNDVDELFLRREIQTRAVGTVLQVKKINPKVHVDFPRTFGSCAEKIWGYKRLFFTVERLRATQYDSEEPEHEAKLLSLWKALVGDEMQLTGRISDQWQHIGFQGDDPMTDFRGMGILGLDNLLYLAQNYNGTARHLLSHSHHPTHGYFFAIVGINLTSMAYHLLKNGLARTHFYNHPAHHLTVDTFHQFYCYLFYEFDRYWVECKPKSIMDFNLIQRRFEDNVLKLLSHDGCYFKMNLSVEDI; from the exons ATGTATCCTGCCGTCGCTGAACCGAAGATGATCTTTCGCGTGGTAAGCTTTTTCTACTTCCTCACCAGACCACTGTTGAAATGGTTCCTACATCGGTTCACCAACCTGTGCGAGCTGCAACGGATCTGCTACGGTTGTCCACCGGGGGCGTCCCGTACGAAAAAGGTGCAGCTATCGTTGGAGCTCTCGAAACGGATACCCATCAAGAAACTGTTGCACATCCTAAACGAGCTAGTCAGCAACGATGTGGATGAGCTGTTCCTGCGGCGGGAAATACAGACCCGTGCCGTCGGAACGGTACTGCaggtgaagaaaataaacccaaaGGTGCACGTGGATTTTCCCCGCACGTTCGGTTCGTGTGCGGAGAAAATATGGGGCTACAAGCGACTGTTTTTCACGGTGGAAAGGTTGCGGGCAACTCAGTACGATAGTGAGGAACCGGAACACGAGGCCAAGTTGCTTTCACTGTGGAAGGCTTTGGTGGGTGACGAGATGCAGCTAACCGGACGTATCTCCGATCAGTGGCAACATATAGGATTTCAG gGCGACGATCCAATGACGGACTTCCGCGGTATGGGCATTTTGGGGTTGGACAATTTGCTTTACCTTGCACAAAATTATAACGGAACCGCAAGGCACCTACTGTCCCACTCGCATCATCCAACGCACGGTTATTTCTTTGCCATCGTAGGCATCAACCTTACCTCGATGGCGTACCATCTGCTGAAAAATGGTCTCGCCCGAACACACTTCTACAACCATCCGGCCCACCACTTGACGGTGGACACGTTCCACCAGTTCTACTGCTACCTCTTCTACGAGTTCGACCGGTACTGGGTTGAATGTAAACCAAAGAGCATCATGGATTTCAACCTGATTCAGCGACGGTTCGAGGATAACGTCCTGAAGCTGCTGTCCCACGACGGGTGCTACTTCAAAATGAACCTCTCGGTCGAGGACATTTAA
- the LOC131284158 gene encoding mucin-19 encodes MKEMVGGCCVCSDDRGWSENPLVYCDGQSCAVAVHQACYGIVTVPSGPWYCRKCESQERSARVRCELCPSRDGALKRTDNQGWAHVVCALYIPEVRFGNVTTMEPIILQLIPQERYNKTCYICQEAGKGSRATVGACMQCNKSGCKQQFHVTCAQQLGLLCEEAGNYLDNVKYCGYCQHHYSKLKKGGNVKTIPPYKPISHEANSSDGPSSPEKEMEPPPAQQHSGSGGGASGGSGTSGGGGGSGSSSGTGGLKSTSRLSGEPTIGGSSSTSSSSSSSSKQRKSSSASKSSSGGSSSNTSSSSSSASSSVLASSGGASGSGAAMAGGSSSMLSSSSSSSSSGISSLSGSGSGSGGTGSGGGMGSSGISGSVSSSGSSKGSSGSSGGAGGSGGGSGSSKEKDKYSKSRDKSSKSSKSSSSSSSANNNSSNSGGGSFNSSTSSGSGSSSLIGGSTSQSSKDVEMGSALGTGSTAMGALGSSSSAQGYSSSSLGTSGSGKHHSDKSDKAGSGSNQGGSLAALSGTAGTSRAASLSPAAIPTTLIIKPPLDHSTGGGKEQLSKEAIAKMSTSSNFTETIVVNSDSVYSHGGSGGSTGGLGSTSVIESGGKMSMGQQGAGSIAGSYGSGSSGNSGGGSTSGSGGGKKRKADARSTPTSAVVSNDMDINRDLIKDVAVSIVPLSLSKNDHIDSSSIGGGHEKGVKKAKTDTSSPLHHPSAPAAVTSAAAGAPALMPEPNLQNVSPNLIQQSSHASSIISSSSSASSTSASSSASAGKQHQQQHTTPHSPQQSAAPQPPPHTPSLVVSVPLSTATVPGVNLPASNSSNSGNSSNSGSISSANSSSNVNHSASLSTGGNNSSGNSSSNSSTPNIIAPGQLGGTSVNSGVGNAGTGLYQQISHRAGDQLMNASTNRSSPVIQHQSIQGLTQNIIQTSTSSIASTSSSSSTSASSSTITHHHHLDQRQSPSMRASPATATGGNVITSVGHHGQEHGLLLSAATGPPGTVLQSISPVPMSAIQSATSSPSPIIGGGDNSNSSGGGGGGLKFSYEKQPPTTNARIAALQEEESSSGGGRRSRYGSHSRERNSGSGGAGGAGGAGNNGNVATGSGAGKTRTSKKRSQQQQQQQQHHDRGSPLNVDSSGSRSLTSPPPTSRGGSSQQQYQYGSNEDHHHSQYPGSGGSNAPAGGGNNASNNGSVLSMAAGTGSAIASVVVGHQSAMGSGGSHGPTASLPYNSGGSHSTAQSQSQSSSAANASSHASTSTSSSTVASSNASLSSSANTNSSVTASARASDVGVPSSGGAHVIEMAGSGNYHAGGGGGSIITGYAPPPNKSSNSTGGRGVDGFQHHHPYQGQSGGSSVLTTSSSEQVNNTGGVSNSANSSNAISNSNNNNSILSSNNNTINTTSSSTNHSGSGGAKASNHNQPAAGSTNPGSTAGASSGSSNSNLNQSNNNSSTIVSTVTHTNKKHRASSSHHQTIVELSPSPSTSRTPEMTALATAGGAYGVTSSLYGGGSSGGGGGGLKFSYEAQPTNPIASSAAASMSNSINNTINSVIAAPQVKDSPPSSPGSDGGPTVGALGGRGTKRNRKMSSNTATVSSVASAAAAAAAAAASSSSVNVSNIGTASIVPASVVASAGGGSMVSDAKEGKLFQNGGGAASAAGGNIVSATHMLGNQLNTSSSVAQKMSDQLSMEIEAHTYVPGPMEPGPPLMGPQFPGKNRTNNPQPVPSGGGGGASLSSMLTGGATATANGNTPQSLEQLLERQWEQGSQFLMEQAQHFDIASLLSCLHQLRSENVRLEEHVNNLVARRDHLLAVNARLAIPLNPTAALGGVGIIGAASGGSGGGSAGGGSGGGVAAIGASGGPPSQGQFNSVHGNGPIDVTVANVSSISGRSGRGRADQNQPPSSQQQQQQGAGHYGPGAGNNPGGGVPLENGIDFRHTNSSHSATNSASIRRHSPPSTQPPYPAPAAAPGSGASRAVPSGTSVTAGSSEPPLPAASSSGSVRTNTAMRSSSGTSGSLSITSNSSSTSSNSNSGGDRNSTAIVGSSTAGNGPAGSNPMAPGSSNSSGASGGAYTGASREQQQQQQQTIYNTAHQPTHQLRRDADIPLLLEHHQQEHHLHHHHHPHHLLHPQVAAAPPPPPQQQGGGNHSHQNNHHPGQGVSGAGPPNHHPTISSTTTTINSNNVLHHHQQSQQHLMSHAAHPHHMAGSLNRAIVQPSGRPVARPGAATNHHHLAHHLPSHGNHLQHHGTTPPLMGASGTMPPHSTVGHHGGPLNSIESTNSRGPTTPPPPLPPVVSFIDRFVQQSSSGPSTIEHRHRNGTGQKYKDFSIDRILGAGGRGIQLPIQPPARRLPSWSRTDPFSSLTQYRNAINPTDTSTSDEDDDDDDADDDDDDEYDNDGDDESDETDGSGNGG; translated from the exons ATGAAGGAGATGGTCGGTGGATGTTGTGTCTGTTCAGACGATCGCGGCTGGTCGGAAAATCCGCTAGTGTACTGCGATGGTCAAAGTTGCGCCGTGGCGGTGCATCAGGCGTGCTACGGAATAGTGACGGTCCCGAGCGGTCCCTGGTACTGCCGGAAGTGTGAGAGTCAGGAGCGGTCGGCCCGGGTCCGCTGCGAACTATGCCCCTCGCGGGACGGTGCCCTCAAGCGCACGGACAATCAGGGATGGGCGCACGTCGTGTGCGCCCTGTACATTCCCGAGGTGCGCTTCGGGAACGTGACGACGATGGAACCGATCATTTTGCAGTTGATACCCCAGGAGCGGTACAACAAGA CATGCTACATTTGTCAAGAGGCGGGAAAAGGTTCGCGCGCCACAGTAGGCGCTTGTATGCAGTGTAACAAATCAGGTTGCAAGCAGCAGTTTCATGTAACTTGCGCCCAACAGCTTGGCCTGCTTTGCGAAGAAGCCGGCAACTACTTAGACAACGTCAAGTACTGCGGCTACTGTCAGCATCACTACAGCAAGTTG AAAAAGGGCGGCAACGTGAAAACGATCCCTCCGTACAAACCCATCAGCCATGAGGCAAACTCAAGCGATGGGCCTTCTTCGCccgaaaaggaaatggaacCTCCGCCTGCGCAGCAGCACAGTGGGAGTGGTGGAGGAGCGTCTGGCGGCAGTGGAACTAGTGGAGGTGGTGGCGGGAGTGGCAGCAGTAGCGGTACCGGTGGGCTTAAATCGACCAGCCGGCTTTCCGGTGAGCCGACCATCGGAGGTTCGTCGTCGACCTCGtcttcctcgtcgtcctcctccAAGCAGCGCAAATCCTCGAGCGCTTCGAAGAGTTCAAGTGGTGGTTCCAGCTCCAACACTtcgtcctcatcgtcctcTGCGTCTTCCTCGGTGTTGGCATCCTCGGGGGGTGCATCGGGGAGCGGCGCAGCGATGGCGGGCGGATCTTCCTCCATGTTgtcctcatcgtcgtcgtcatcgtcttcGGGCATCTCGAGTTTGTCTGGAAGTGGTAGTGGAAGCGGTGGTACCGGCAGTGGTGGCGGAATGGGCAGTTCTGGAATCTCTGGAAGTGTTAGCAGTAGCGGATCAAGCAAGGGCAGCTCGGGCTCGTCTGGGGGTGCGGGTGGAagcggtggtggtagtggtagcTCCAAGGAGAAGGATAAATATAGCAAAAGT CGAGATAAAAGCTCCAAATCGTCGAAATCCTccagtagtagtagcagtgCTAACAATAATAGCAGCAATAGCGGGGGAGGAAGTTTCAACAGCAGTACAAGTTCCGGTAGTGGCAGTAGTAGCCTTATCGGTGGAAGCACCAGCCAATCTTCGAAGGACGTTGAAATGGGCTCTGCACTCGGTACGGGGTCGACCGCGATGGGAGCGCTTGGATCATCGTCCTCCGCGCAGGGCtattcatcatcatccctCGGCACTTCCGGCAGTGGCAAGCATCACTCAGACAAGTCGGACAAAGCAGGAAGCGGAAGCAATCAGGGTGGATCACTGGCGGCACTTTCTGGAACAGCGGGCACATCACGTGCGGCGTCACTTTCGCCGGCCGCTATTCCAACCACCCTGATCATCAAACCACCGCTGGATCATTCAACGGGCGGAGGCAAGGAACAACTATCAAAGGAAGCGATTGCGAAGATGAGCACTTCCAGCAACTTCACCGAAACGATCGTGGTCAACTCGGACTCGGTGTACAGCCACGGTGGGAGCGGTGGCTCGACAGGGGGCCTCGGATCGACGTCTGTGATCGagagtggtggaaaaatgtccATGGGCCAACAGGGTGCCGGATCTATTGCCGGTTCGTACGGCAGCGGTTCGTCTGGCAACTCCGGTGGTGGATCTACGAGCGGCAGTGGTGGGGGTAAGAAGCGAAAAGCGGACGCCCGTTCGACACCAACATCCGCTGTCGTGTCCAACGATATGGATATCAACCG TGACCTGATTAAGGACGTCGCCGTTTCGATCGTGCCATTATCACTGAGCAAAAACGATCACATCGATTCTTCGTCAATCGGAGGAGGACACGAAAAGGGTGTGAAAAAG GCCAAAACCGACACCAGCTCCCCGCTGCACCATCCGTCGGCGCCGGCCGCAGTGACGTCGGCGGCGGCAGGAGCGCCGGCATTGATGCCGGAACCGAATCTGCAGAATGTCAGTCCGAACCTGATACAACAGTCGTCACATGCATCGAGCATTatttcgtcgtcctcgtcggctTCCTCAACGTCCGCCAGCTCGTCGGCTTCCGCTGGCAAACAACATCAG caacaacacaccacaccacactcACCTCAGCAGTCCGCAGCACCGCAGCCTCCGCCGCACACGCCGAGTCTGGTGGTGTCCGTTCCCCTGTCGACGGCTACCGTACCTGGAGTTAACCTACCCGCTAGTAACAGTAGTAACAGTGGTAATAGCAGCAACAGCGGCAGCATAAGCTCCGCCAACAGTAGTAGCAACGTAAACCATAGCGCTAGTCTTAGCACCGGTGGCAACAACAGCAGTGGTAATAGCAGTAGCAATAGCAGCACGCCGAACATCATAGCACCTGGTCAGCTGGGAGGGACCAGCGTCAACAGTGGTGTTGGGAATGCGGGCACCGGTTTGTATCAACAGATTTCGCATCGAGCGGGTGATCAGTTGATG AATGCCAGCACGAACCGGTCTAGTCCCGTGATCCAACATCAATCGATACAGGGCTTGACGCAGAACATCATCCAAACCTCCACGTCCTCGATTGcctcgacgtcgtcgtcgtcgtccaccTCCGCCTCATCGAGCACGATCacacaccaccatcatctCGATCAACGGCAGTCGCCCTCGATGCGAGCCTCCCCTGCGACGGCCACCGGAGGCAATGTCATAACGTCCGTGGGCCATCACGGTCAGGAGCACGGGCTGTTGCTGTCCGCCGCCACCGGACCGCCCGGAACGGTGCTCCAGAGTATCTCACCCGTGCCGATGAGCGCTATCCAGAGTGCCACCTCTTCACCATCGCCCATCATCGGCGGAGGAGACAACAGTAAcagcagtggtggtggtggtggtgggctcAAGTTTTCCTACGAAAAGCAACCACCGACGACGAACGCCCGGATAGCGGCCctacaagaagaagaatcctCCTCGGGTGGTGGCAGGAGGTCCAGGTACGG ATCGCATTCAAGAGAACGAAACAGTGGCagcggtggtgctggtggtgctggtggcgcTGGCAACAATGGGAATGTCGCTACCGGGAGTGGTGCCGGTAAAACTCGTACATCGAAGAAGCGttcacaacagcagcagcaacaacaacaacatcatgaTCGTGGATCCCCCCTGAACGTGGACAGTTCTGGAAGTCGCAGCCTAACATCGCCTCCTCCAACTTCCCGCGGTGGCTCATCTCAGCAACAGTACCAGTATGGAAGTAACGAGGATCATCATCACTCGCAGTATCCAGGTTCGGGAGGTAGCAACGCACCGGCGGGTGGTGGAAACAATGCTAGTAACAATGGGAGCGTACTTTCGATGGCCGCAGGGACCGGATCCGCGATTGCATCCGTTGTCGTTGG ccatcaATCGGCAATGGGATCAGGAGGATCTCATGGGCCCACCGCCTCACTTCCCTACAACTCGGGTGGCTCGCACTCTACCGCCCAGTCACAGTCTCAGAGTTCATCCGCCGCAAACGCTAGTAGCCATGCTTCCACCTCGACTTCCAGCTCCACTGTAGCTTCTTCCAACGCTTCACTGTCCTCTTCTGCTAACACAAACTCCTCCGTCACTGCTTCCGCGCGAGCTTCGGATGTCGGAGTCCCGTCGTCCGGTGGCGCACATGTCATCGAAATGGCCGGATCAGGGAACTATCAcgcaggtggtggtggtggatctATCATAACCGGATACGCACCACCACCGAACAAATCCTCCAACAGCACGGGCGGCAGAGGTGTAGATGGCTTCCAGCACCATCACCCATATCAGGGCCAGAGTGGCGGTTCCAGCGTTCTCACCACCAGTAGTAGCGAACAGGTCAACAATACCGGTGGCGTCAGCAACAGTGCCAACAGTAGTAATGCTATTAGCaatagtaataataacaaCAGCATCCTCAGTAGCAATAATAACACCATCAACACCACCAGTAGTAGTACTAACCATAGTGGAAGTGGCGGCGCTAAAGCTTCCAACCACAACCAGCCCGCCGCTGGAAGCACAAACCCTGGCTCTACAGCTGGCGCCAGCTCGggtagcagcaacagcaaccttAACCAGTCTAACAATAATAGTAGTACCATCGTATCGACGGTTACCCACACGAACAAAAAGCACCGTGCGTCGTCCTCGCACCATCAAACAATCGTTGAACTTTCGCCATCGCCGTCTACTTCCAGAACGCCCGAAATGACCGCACTAGCGACGGCCGGCGGGGCGTACGGCGTCACTTCCTCCCTCTACGGTGGAGGCTCTTCGGGAGGTGGCGGAGGTGGGTTGAAGTTTTCGTACGAAGCGCAACCTACGAACCCGATAGCGTCGTCGGCGGCCGCCTCCATgagcaacagcatcaacaacaccaTCAACTCGGTCATAGCTGCCCCGCAGGTGAAAGACTCTCCGCCGAGTTCTCCCGGATCGGATGGCGGACCAACGGTTGGTGCCCTCGGTGGCCGAGGAACGAAACGTAATCGGAAAATGTCGTCCAATACGGCCACCGTTTCGTCGGTGGCATcagcggcggcagcagcagcggcggcggcggcatcgtcgtcgtcggtgaatGTTTCAAATATTGGAACGGCATCGATTGTTCCGGCATCGGTTGTGGCCTCGGCTGGTGGTGGATCGATGGTCAGTGACGCGAAGGAAGGCAAACTGTTTCAGAACGGCGGCGGAGCAGCCAGCGCCGCCGGAGGTAACATCGTTTCGGCAACGCATATGTTGGGTAATCAGCTGAACACGAGCAGTAGCGTTGCGCAAAAGATGTCCGATCAGTTGAGCATGGAAATCGAAGCGCACACCTACGTTCCGGGACCGATGGAACCCGGACCGCCGTTGATGGGACCACAGTTTCCGGGAAAG aATCGCACTAACAACCCCCAACCTGTGCCatccggtggtggcggtggtgcatCCCTTAGCTCGATGCTGACGGGAGGCGCTACTGCGACGGCGAACGGCAACACACCGCAGAGCTTGGAGCAGCTCCTGGAGCGTCAATGGGAACAAGGATCTCAGTTTCTTATGGAACAAGCGCAGCACTTCGACA TTGCCTCCCTGCTGTCCTGTCTCCATCAGCTGCGGAGTGAAAATGTCCGACTGGAAGAGCACGTCAACAATCTGGTTGCCCGGCGGGATCATCTGCTGGCAGTGAACGCACGGTTAGCGATTCCGCTCAATCCAACGGCGGCCCTCGGCGGAGTCGGAATTATCGGAGCGGCAAGTGGCGGATCTGGAGGCGGCAGCGCCGGTGGTGGCAGTGGAGGAGGAGTAGCAGCTATCGGTGCTAGTGGTGGCCCTCCGTCTCAAG GACAGTTCAACAGCGTGCACGGTAACGGACCAATAGATGTCACCGTGGCCAACGTATCATCGATCTCTGGCCGCTCTGGTCGTGGTCGTGCTGATCAAAATCAACCACCATCCtcccaacaacagcagcagcaagggGCCGGCCATTACGGACCCGGGGCCGGCAACAACCCTGGCGGTGGAGTACCGTTAGAGAATGGTATCGATTTTCGGCACACCAACTCGTCCCACTCTGCCACCAACAGTGCTTCGATAAG GCGCCACTCTCCTCCTTCAACCCAACCCCCGTACCCGGCACCTGCGGCAGCTCCGGGTAGTGGAGCTTCCAGGGCGGTACCATCGGGAACTTCCGTTACGGCCGGTTCTAGCGAACCACCCCTACCGGCGGCGTCGTCGTCAGGATCGGTACGAACCAACACGGCGATGCGCTCATCGTCGGGGACGTCGGGTAGTCTATCCATCACTTCCAACAGTAGTAGCACTTCCAGCAACAGTAATAGTGGTGGGGACCGCAATAGCACCGCAATCGTTGGTTCATCTACTGCCGGAAACGGACCCGCCGGATCGAACCCGATGGCACCGGGAAGCTCCAACAGTTCCGGTGCTTCCGGTGGGGCTTACACCGGGGCATCTCgcgagcaacaacaacagcagcagcagacgaTTTACAACACCGCACACCAG CCTACACACCAATTACGCCGTGACGCCGAT ATACCCCTCTTGCTAGAGCACCATCAGCAGGAACATCatttgcatcatcatcatcatcctcatcatcttctACATCCGCAAGTGGCAGCggcacctccaccaccaccacagcaGCAGGGAGGCGGCAATCATTCGCACCAGAACAACCATCATCCAGGGCAGGGGGTGTCCGGAGCGGGTCCACCGAATCACCATCCGACCAtaagcagcaccaccaccaccatcaacagcaacaatgttctgcatcatcatcaacaatcGCAACAACATCTGATGTCGCACGCCGCCCATCCCCATCATATGGCCGGCAGCTTGAACAGGGCGATTGTTCAACCTTCGGGTCGTCCAGTGGCACGACCGGGCGCTGCTacaaaccaccaccatctGGCCCACCATCTTCCATCGCATGGGAACCATCTGCAGCACCACGGGACAACACCGCCACTGATGGGCGCAAGCGGAACTATGCCACCGCATTCGACGGTCGGCCACCACGGCGGGCCACTGAACTCGATCGAGAGCACGAACTCCCGGGGACCCACAACCCCACCACCGCCGCTACCGCCA GTCGTTAGCTTTATCGATCGGTTTGTTCAGCAGTCCTCTTCCGGGCCATCGACCATCGAGCACCGCCATCGGAATGGCACCGGTCAGAAGTACAAAGATTTCTCGATCGATCGGATCCTTGGGGCGGGTGGTCGAGGCATACAACTACCGATCCAGCCCCCCGCTAGAAGGCTCCCGTCGTGGAGCAGAACAGATCCTTTCTCCTCGCTAACGCAGTATCGCAATGCGATTAATCCGACGGACACGAGCACGAGTGATgaggatgacgatgatgatgatgctgatgacgatgatgacgacgagtACGAtaacgatggtgatgatgagtcGGACGAAACGGACGGAAGTGGTAACGGGGGTTAG
- the LOC131287643 gene encoding secernin-3, whose product MSAYGGETFVVLPPCTESNRKQIIFGRNGTGSAEQVSEVIYVPATTDGEAVSLPSGCEIEGVASSYAVILNKPAGTWGAESGSNEKALTIALSYSEGSVMDGKVSAVDLVRLGLERSDSASAAIDTLVGLVEKHAPEEKNALKAAFVVCDPAAVWLLNVAGQLWAAKQVQESSLALAATGFTIGSAFDRSTEGLASKAQEAGAWDGAGEFSFSDALGGSPASAATRSWPMHEPGAEGAFGLKQMFECLRAVGSDPPTGPSQVSVLSAEGVLACHWFTATPQVEESVFKPFIFTAGAKISPLTRVPEGESQTLLHRLHSNRKWGLVGSLLSSLEATCMDEVNRFLSEHSGEACQELDELMKDCVEAEVKFYR is encoded by the coding sequence ATGTCTGCTTACGGTGGCGAAACGTTCGTCGTGCTTCCGCCCTGCACGGAATCCAACCGGAAGCAGATTATTTTCGGACGCAACGGTACGGGCTCGGCCGAGCAGGTGTCGGAGGTCATTTACGTGCCGGCGACGACTGACGGTGAGGCAGTTTCACTTCCAAGCGGCTGTGAAATCGAGGGAGTGGCGTCAAGCTATGCCGTCATCCTGAACAAGCCGGCCGGCACCTGGGGCGCCGAGAGCGGCTCCAACGAGAAGGCCCTCACCATTGCCCTATCCTACAGCGAAGGATCGGTTATGGATGGAAAAGTGTCCGCTGTGGATCTGGTGCGCCTAGGTCTAGAGCGCAGCGATAGTGCGTCGGCAGCGATCGATACGCTGGTGGGGCTCGTGGAAAAACACGCACCGGAAGAGAAAAACGCACTGAAGGCGGCCTTTGTAGTTTGTGATCCGGCGGCCGTTTGGCTGCTCAATGTGGCCGGCCAGCTTTGGGCGGCGAAGCAGGTCCAGGAAAGTAGCCTAGCGTTGGCCGCAACGGGATTCACGATTGGAAGTGCTTTCGATCGCAGCACCGAGGGGTTGGCATCGAAGGCACAAGAGGCCGGAGCGTGGGATGGCGCGGGAGAGTTTAGCTTTAGTGATGCACTTGGAGGCAGTCCGGCGTCTGCGGCCACCCGTTCCTGGCCTATGCACGAACCGGGAGCCGAAGGAGCCTTCGGTTTGAAgcaaatgtttgaatgtttacgTGCGGTCGGTTCGGATCCACCGACCGGCCCGAGCCAGGTGTCGGTGCTGAGTGCGGAAGGTGTGCTGGCTTGCCACTGGTTCACGGCGACTCCGCAGGTGGAGGAATCCGTCTTCAAACCGTTTATTTTCACTGCCGGAGCAAAGATTTCGCCCTTAACCCGAGTGCCGGAGGGCGAATCGCAAACGCTGCTCCATCGACTGCACAGCAACCGGAAGTGGGGGTTGGTCGGTAGCTTGCTGAGCTCCCTCGAGGCCACCTGCATGGATGAGGTCAATCGTTTCCTTAGCGAACACTCTGGCGAAGCGTGCCAGGAGCTTGATGAGCTTATGAAAGACTGCGTAGAGGCGGAAGTTAAGTTCTACCGCTAA